Proteins from one Thermococcus sp. M36 genomic window:
- the bpsA gene encoding N(4)-bis(aminopropyl)spermidine synthase, with translation MREIVERVREKTSIPVYERTIENVLSAIQASGDVWRIVDLSEEPLPLVVAVITALHEMGYIAFDGSSVVLTQSGKKLVEKYGIGARKDYTCAHCEGKTVELDAFSDLLEQFKEIVKDRPQPKHDFDQAYVTPETTVARIALMHTRGDLENKEVFVLGDDDLTSIALMLSGLPKRIAVLDIDERLVKFIEKTADELGYSDIEMFTFDLREPLPDYALHKFDTFITDPPETVEAIRAFVGRGIATLKGPGCAGYFGITRRESSLDKWREIQRLLLNEFGVVITDIIRNFNEYVNWGYEEETRAWKLLPVKVKPSYNWYKSYMFRIQTLEGSKGFEDRIEVGEELYNDEEASTT, from the coding sequence ATGAGGGAGATAGTTGAGAGGGTTAGGGAAAAGACGAGCATCCCCGTTTACGAGAGAACCATAGAGAACGTTCTGAGCGCCATTCAGGCGAGCGGTGACGTCTGGCGCATCGTCGATCTCAGCGAGGAGCCGCTCCCGCTCGTCGTTGCGGTCATCACTGCACTCCACGAGATGGGCTACATCGCCTTTGATGGCAGCAGCGTCGTCCTCACCCAGAGCGGCAAGAAGCTGGTGGAGAAGTACGGAATCGGAGCGAGGAAGGACTACACCTGCGCACACTGCGAGGGCAAGACCGTTGAGCTCGACGCCTTCAGCGACCTCCTCGAGCAGTTCAAGGAGATAGTCAAGGACAGGCCCCAGCCGAAGCACGACTTCGACCAGGCCTACGTCACGCCGGAGACCACCGTTGCTAGGATCGCCCTGATGCACACCCGCGGAGACCTTGAGAACAAGGAGGTCTTCGTCCTCGGCGACGACGACCTTACCAGCATAGCCCTCATGCTCTCCGGGCTTCCAAAGAGGATAGCCGTCCTCGACATTGACGAGAGGCTCGTCAAGTTCATCGAGAAGACGGCCGACGAGCTCGGCTACTCCGACATCGAGATGTTCACCTTCGACCTCCGCGAGCCGCTCCCCGACTACGCGCTCCACAAGTTCGACACCTTCATTACCGATCCGCCCGAGACCGTTGAAGCCATCAGGGCCTTCGTCGGCAGGGGTATAGCGACGCTTAAGGGCCCTGGCTGCGCCGGCTACTTCGGAATAACGAGGCGCGAAAGTTCGCTCGACAAGTGGAGGGAAATCCAGAGGCTCCTCCTCAACGAGTTCGGCGTTGTCATCACCGACATCATCAGGAACTTCAACGAGTACGTCAACTGGGGCTACGAAGAGGAGACGAGGGCATGGAAGCTCCTTCCCGTCAAGGTCAAGCCTTCCTACAACTGGTACAAGAGCTACATGTTCAGGATTCAGACGCTCGAAGGCTCAAAGGGATTCGAGGACAGGATAGAGGTCGGAGAGGAGCTCTACAACGACGAGGAAGCTTCGACCACATAA
- a CDS encoding metal-sulfur cluster assembly factor, with translation MITKEDVERTVKGIVDEKFVKSIEVDEKGNVTVTLSRDTPDIDNVLIKLHSEIGKLDGVGMITINRERGVQETGESVQLTKEMILEKLKEVIDPEIGVDVVNLGLIYELEIRPDNTVYVKMTMTTPGCPLTMWILRAVEDKVLEIPGVKDAEIELTFDPPWSPEMISEEYKKRLGLF, from the coding sequence ATGATCACAAAGGAAGACGTTGAGAGAACCGTTAAGGGGATAGTTGATGAGAAGTTTGTCAAATCCATAGAGGTTGATGAAAAGGGCAATGTAACCGTCACCCTCTCAAGGGACACCCCCGATATCGACAACGTCCTCATCAAGCTCCACTCAGAGATTGGAAAGCTCGACGGAGTCGGCATGATAACCATAAACCGCGAGAGGGGAGTCCAGGAAACCGGAGAGAGCGTCCAGCTCACGAAGGAGATGATCCTTGAGAAGCTCAAGGAGGTCATAGACCCCGAGATAGGCGTTGACGTCGTCAACCTCGGACTAATCTACGAGCTTGAGATAAGGCCTGACAACACCGTCTACGTCAAAATGACCATGACTACACCGGGCTGCCCGCTCACGATGTGGATCCTCAGGGCTGTTGAGGACAAGGTACTGGAGATTCCCGGCGTTAAGGACGCGGAAATCGAGCTAACCTTTGACCCGCCCTGGAGCCCGGAGATGATAAGCGAGGAGTATAAAAAGAGGCTGGGGCTTTTCTGA
- a CDS encoding ferredoxin, protein MAWKVRIDQDVCIGDAICASLCPDVFEMGDEGKAQPIVEIIEDEALYNCAVEAAEACPVSCITVEEA, encoded by the coding sequence ATGGCGTGGAAGGTTAGGATTGACCAGGACGTTTGTATCGGAGATGCCATCTGTGCCAGCCTCTGCCCGGACGTCTTTGAGATGGGCGACGAGGGCAAGGCCCAGCCGATCGTCGAGATTATCGAGGACGAGGCTCTCTACAACTGCGCCGTTGAGGCCGCTGAGGCCTGCCCGGTCAGCTGCATAACTGTTGAGGAGGCCTGA
- a CDS encoding S8 family serine peptidase produces MKGWKAVVVALVVISLVAGMAVAAPVKPAPRAGTVQQKSYGLMTPGLFRKVQGMDWNQQISTVIMFDSPRSRDSALRILKLMGAEIKYSYKIIPAVAVKMKVRDLLVIAGMIDTGFLGNSKVSGIRFIQEDYKVQVSDATSVAQIQADTVWNSLGYDGTGIVVAVIDTGIDANHPDLQGKVVGWYDVVNGKTTPYDDNGHGTHVAGIVAGTGAASNGQYIGVAPGAKLVGVKVLSADGSGTISDIIAGVDWVVQNKDKYGIKVINLSLGSSQSSDGTDSLSQAVNNAWAAGLVVCVAAGNSGPNTYTVGSPAAASKVITVGAVDNTDTIASFSSRGPTADGRLKPEVVAPGVDIIAPRASGTSMGTPIDTYYTKASGTSMATPHVAGVAALILQAHPTWTPDKIKTALIETADIVAPTEIVDIAYGAGRVNVYKAINYDNYAKLVFTGSVADKGSATHSFDISGATFVTATLYWDNSASDIDLYLYDPNGNQVDYSYTQYYGFEKVGYYNPTAGTWTVKVVSYSGAANYQVDVVSDGTLSQSTGTTPAPSPTPTPTTDSQTFTGSVHDFWDTSDSFTMAVNSGATKITGDLIFDTSLHDLDLYLYDPNGNLVDRSESYNSYEHVEYLNPAPGTWKFLVYAYNTYGWASYQLDVVVYYG; encoded by the coding sequence ATGAAAGGCTGGAAGGCTGTCGTTGTTGCACTGGTTGTAATCAGCCTTGTGGCCGGAATGGCCGTGGCTGCCCCCGTGAAGCCCGCGCCAAGGGCCGGCACAGTCCAACAGAAGAGCTACGGGCTTATGACCCCGGGCCTGTTCAGGAAGGTTCAGGGGATGGACTGGAACCAGCAGATCAGCACGGTGATAATGTTTGACAGCCCGAGGAGCAGGGACTCCGCCCTTAGGATACTGAAGCTCATGGGCGCTGAAATCAAGTACAGCTACAAGATAATCCCAGCCGTCGCGGTTAAAATGAAGGTCAGGGACCTTCTCGTGATAGCAGGCATGATAGACACCGGTTTCCTCGGTAACTCGAAGGTCTCAGGAATCAGGTTCATCCAGGAGGACTACAAGGTTCAGGTCTCCGACGCCACGTCCGTCGCCCAGATACAGGCCGACACCGTCTGGAACTCCCTTGGCTACGATGGCACCGGAATCGTTGTCGCAGTTATTGATACTGGTATAGATGCCAACCACCCGGACCTCCAGGGCAAGGTTGTCGGATGGTACGACGTCGTCAACGGCAAGACCACCCCGTACGATGACAACGGACACGGAACCCACGTCGCGGGTATAGTCGCGGGAACCGGTGCCGCCAGCAACGGCCAGTACATAGGCGTCGCCCCCGGTGCGAAGCTCGTCGGCGTCAAGGTTCTCTCCGCCGACGGCTCCGGAACGATTTCTGACATCATTGCCGGAGTTGACTGGGTCGTCCAGAACAAGGACAAGTACGGAATAAAGGTCATCAACCTCTCCCTCGGCTCAAGCCAGAGCTCTGACGGTACCGACTCCCTCAGCCAGGCCGTCAACAACGCCTGGGCGGCCGGCCTCGTCGTTTGCGTCGCCGCGGGCAACAGCGGGCCGAACACCTATACAGTCGGTTCACCGGCCGCTGCGAGCAAGGTGATAACAGTGGGTGCCGTTGACAACACCGATACCATCGCAAGCTTCTCCAGCAGGGGCCCGACCGCCGACGGAAGGCTCAAGCCGGAAGTCGTTGCCCCCGGTGTTGACATCATCGCCCCGAGGGCCAGCGGAACCAGCATGGGAACCCCCATTGACACCTACTACACCAAGGCCTCCGGAACCAGCATGGCGACCCCGCACGTTGCTGGTGTTGCTGCACTCATCCTTCAGGCCCACCCGACCTGGACCCCCGACAAGATAAAGACCGCCCTCATCGAGACCGCGGACATAGTAGCTCCAACTGAGATAGTGGACATCGCCTACGGTGCCGGTAGGGTCAACGTCTACAAGGCTATAAACTACGACAACTACGCCAAGCTGGTCTTCACCGGCTCCGTGGCCGATAAGGGAAGCGCCACCCACTCCTTCGACATCAGCGGTGCCACCTTTGTCACGGCTACTCTCTACTGGGACAACAGCGCCAGCGACATCGACCTCTACCTCTACGACCCCAACGGCAACCAGGTTGACTACTCCTACACCCAGTACTACGGCTTCGAAAAGGTCGGCTACTACAACCCGACCGCGGGAACCTGGACGGTCAAGGTCGTCAGCTACAGCGGTGCGGCAAACTACCAGGTTGACGTCGTCAGCGACGGCACACTCAGCCAGTCCACCGGAACCACCCCAGCCCCGAGCCCGACCCCAACGCCAACCACCGACAGCCAGACCTTCACTGGTTCCGTCCACGACTTCTGGGACACCAGCGACAGCTTCACCATGGCCGTCAACAGCGGGGCAACCAAGATAACCGGCGACCTGATCTTTGACACCAGCCTCCACGACCTCGATCTCTACCTCTACGACCCCAACGGCAACCTCGTTGACCGCTCCGAAAGTTACAACAGCTACGAGCACGTCGAGTACCTCAATCCGGCCCCGGGAACTTGGAAGTTCCTCGTCTACGCCTACAACACCTACGGCTGGGCCAGCTACCAGCTTGACGTCGTTGTCTACTACGGCTGA
- a CDS encoding MBL fold metallo-hydrolase translates to MRVLPLASESLGVRSLATFVESGGIKILIDPGVALGPKRYGLPPAKAEIDALRQMRKKLQGYARRSDVVVISHYHYDHYTPFFEGLYESSSESYAREIYEGKLLFIKHPRENINFSQKKRAWAFLKNAEPIAKKIEFADGKSFDLGGVELEFSPAVPHGSEGSRLGFVVMTFIDDSSERVIHASDIQLLNKKAVKWIIEKVPDLLITGGPPTYLGKRAEGSWEAGIKNLNEIIRETGAEIILDHHIIRDKNYPRFFDELEERPKTFAGYLKVEDRPLEAYRRELHKIEKGEEVEVPFKLR, encoded by the coding sequence ATGCGCGTCCTCCCACTCGCATCGGAGAGCCTCGGCGTTAGAAGTCTGGCAACGTTCGTGGAATCCGGAGGAATAAAAATCCTCATCGACCCCGGTGTCGCCCTCGGGCCGAAGCGCTACGGCCTTCCACCGGCAAAGGCTGAAATTGATGCCCTCCGACAGATGAGGAAAAAGCTTCAGGGCTACGCGCGGAGGAGTGACGTCGTCGTTATCTCCCACTACCACTACGACCACTACACACCGTTCTTCGAGGGACTCTACGAGAGCTCAAGCGAGAGCTACGCGAGGGAGATATACGAGGGAAAGCTCCTTTTCATAAAGCATCCACGGGAAAACATAAACTTCAGCCAGAAAAAGAGGGCCTGGGCCTTCCTCAAAAACGCGGAACCGATAGCGAAGAAGATTGAGTTCGCCGATGGCAAATCCTTCGACCTCGGCGGCGTTGAGTTGGAGTTCTCTCCGGCCGTTCCCCACGGAAGCGAAGGTTCCAGGCTCGGCTTCGTTGTGATGACGTTCATAGATGACAGCTCTGAGAGAGTAATCCACGCGAGCGATATTCAGCTCCTCAACAAAAAAGCTGTAAAGTGGATAATCGAGAAGGTCCCAGACCTGCTCATAACTGGGGGACCGCCGACATACCTCGGCAAGCGCGCTGAGGGAAGCTGGGAGGCGGGCATTAAAAACCTCAACGAGATAATTCGCGAAACAGGAGCAGAAATAATACTCGACCACCACATCATCAGGGATAAGAACTATCCAAGGTTCTTCGACGAGCTCGAGGAGAGACCAAAGACATTCGCGGGCTACCTGAAGGTTGAAGACCGACCGCTGGAGGCTTACAGGCGGGAACTTCACAAAATCGAGAAAGGTGAGGAGGTAGAAGTGCCGTTCAAACTAAGGTGA
- a CDS encoding ATPase has protein sequence MIGPVGDDFIKRYRLQYNLEALEKVRDEIGEEAYSRLRALIEYRLTGRDFDRSPVGVKIALAFSGGSDSTASLKILRWAGFEVIPVMAKLPQMREPVILGAMAQGAVFVEIPHYTDIIKEQVRKGAPICGRCHTMVMDAIEDYARENGIKIVASGDLLSSGLISIYRKGDIVVLNLPAFLALDKGEAIATLGRKYALGFGCTLWRSAARNSPSLKKYGIQRVLRELRARALTPEMAERLIFDILSV, from the coding sequence ATGATAGGGCCGGTTGGAGACGACTTCATCAAGAGGTACCGCCTGCAGTACAACCTGGAGGCACTCGAAAAGGTTAGGGATGAGATCGGAGAAGAAGCATACTCCCGCCTCAGGGCGCTCATAGAGTACCGTTTAACCGGGAGGGACTTCGACCGCTCGCCGGTGGGGGTTAAGATAGCCCTCGCGTTCTCAGGGGGGTCGGACAGCACTGCCTCGCTTAAAATCCTCCGCTGGGCGGGCTTTGAGGTAATCCCAGTGATGGCCAAGCTCCCCCAGATGAGAGAGCCCGTTATCCTCGGCGCGATGGCGCAGGGAGCTGTATTCGTCGAGATACCCCACTACACGGACATTATAAAGGAACAGGTCAGAAAGGGTGCCCCCATCTGTGGCCGCTGCCACACCATGGTGATGGACGCCATTGAGGACTACGCTAGGGAGAACGGGATAAAGATCGTCGCGAGCGGCGACCTGCTGAGCTCGGGCCTCATATCGATCTACAGGAAGGGCGACATTGTCGTGCTCAATCTGCCGGCTTTTCTCGCCCTCGACAAGGGCGAGGCCATAGCGACCCTCGGGAGGAAATACGCCCTTGGCTTCGGCTGCACCCTGTGGAGGTCGGCCGCCAGAAACTCGCCTTCCCTCAAGAAGTACGGCATCCAGCGCGTTCTCAGGGAGCTCCGCGCCCGTGCGCTTACACCCGAAATGGCCGAAAGGCTGATATTCGATATTCTCTCAGTTTAA
- a CDS encoding nicotinate phosphoribosyltransferase — protein sequence MRDFYIAHEKDIKAGKTTDVYFIRTKKILEEKGIHKKVFADVTTTGLPKGWKWGVLAGIEEVAKLLEGLPVNVYAMPEGTIFHPYEPVLQIEGYYEEFGIYETALLGMLSQASGIATAALRVKIAANFKPVYSFGIRHMHPAIAPMIDRSAFIGGCDGVSGVLGAEMIGEKPVGTMPHALILTVGDQVKAWKYFDEVIEPEVPRTALVDTICDEKFEALMAAEALGERLTAVRLDTPGSRRGNFRRIIEEVRWELDLRGYEHVKIFVSGGLNEESIREIVDIADAFGVGSSIASAKPIDFSLDIVEIEGKPFTKRGKLSGRKQIYRCENGHYHRVPADKKLERCPVCGAKVEPLLKPLIENGEIVAELPKAREIREYVLEQARKFNLTLE from the coding sequence ATGAGGGATTTCTATATCGCCCACGAGAAGGATATAAAAGCCGGAAAGACCACTGACGTTTACTTCATCAGGACAAAGAAGATCCTCGAGGAAAAGGGCATCCACAAGAAGGTTTTCGCCGACGTAACCACGACGGGACTTCCAAAGGGCTGGAAGTGGGGAGTTCTGGCCGGAATCGAAGAAGTTGCCAAGCTCCTCGAAGGTCTGCCGGTGAACGTCTACGCCATGCCGGAGGGGACGATATTCCATCCCTACGAACCAGTTCTTCAGATTGAGGGATACTACGAGGAATTCGGCATCTACGAGACTGCTTTACTTGGAATGCTCAGCCAGGCGAGCGGTATAGCCACCGCAGCATTGAGGGTTAAGATCGCCGCGAACTTCAAGCCAGTATATTCCTTCGGCATAAGGCACATGCATCCAGCCATAGCGCCGATGATTGACCGCTCGGCATTCATAGGCGGTTGCGACGGGGTTTCTGGTGTTCTAGGGGCGGAGATGATAGGTGAAAAGCCCGTTGGAACGATGCCCCACGCACTGATTCTTACCGTAGGCGATCAGGTGAAGGCATGGAAGTACTTCGACGAGGTCATCGAGCCAGAGGTGCCAAGGACAGCGCTGGTTGATACCATCTGCGACGAGAAGTTCGAGGCTCTGATGGCAGCTGAAGCTTTGGGAGAACGCCTAACCGCTGTGAGGCTCGACACGCCCGGCTCGAGGAGGGGCAACTTTAGGAGGATAATCGAGGAGGTTCGCTGGGAGCTCGACCTGAGGGGCTACGAGCACGTTAAAATCTTCGTCAGTGGCGGTCTAAACGAGGAGAGCATAAGGGAGATAGTGGACATCGCAGATGCTTTTGGCGTTGGCTCGTCCATCGCCAGTGCGAAACCCATAGACTTCTCCCTTGACATAGTCGAGATCGAGGGAAAGCCTTTCACCAAGCGCGGCAAGCTCAGCGGAAGGAAGCAGATATACCGCTGTGAGAACGGTCACTACCACAGGGTTCCAGCGGATAAAAAGCTGGAGAGGTGTCCAGTCTGTGGGGCGAAAGTCGAGCCGCTCTTAAAGCCGCTCATCGAAAACGGCGAAATAGTGGCAGAGCTTCCAAAGGCGAGGGAGATAAGGGAGTACGTCTTGGAGCAGGCGAGGAAGTTCAACCTGACGCTTGAGTGA
- a CDS encoding PEP-utilizing enzyme: MGKRLVDAGVLEVPQDIFYLKLSEIEQIKKWPLSDDTAEKLRALVSRRKEKWENLKDKPFIDPRLLYVQDTSEDAQRALLVGIPGSPGVAEGPARIIRDSSEFHKLRPGDVLVAPYTTPAWTPLFRLAVAVVVDTGGPLSHAAIVAREYGIPAVMGTGVATKVLKDGQYIRVDGNRGLVFSVEIEREEVSK; encoded by the coding sequence ATGGGCAAACGCCTAGTAGATGCAGGAGTACTGGAGGTTCCTCAGGACATCTTCTACCTAAAGCTAAGCGAAATAGAGCAGATAAAGAAGTGGCCACTTTCAGATGATACTGCAGAGAAACTCCGTGCTCTCGTGTCTCGTAGAAAGGAAAAGTGGGAGAACCTAAAGGACAAGCCCTTCATAGACCCACGGCTGTTGTACGTCCAAGATACCTCTGAGGATGCACAGAGGGCTCTGCTGGTCGGCATACCTGGCAGTCCGGGAGTGGCAGAGGGTCCTGCCCGTATAATCAGAGACAGTTCAGAATTCCACAAGCTTCGGCCTGGAGATGTGCTAGTTGCGCCTTACACAACTCCAGCCTGGACACCACTCTTCCGGCTGGCGGTAGCGGTGGTGGTTGATACAGGTGGGCCGTTGTCCCACGCCGCAATTGTCGCACGCGAGTACGGCATTCCTGCAGTTATGGGAACCGGCGTAGCAACGAAAGTGCTCAAGGACGGGCAGTACATCCGGGTTGACGGCAACAGGGGGTTGGTTTTCTCCGTTGAGATCGAGCGAGAGGAGGTAAGCAAATGA
- a CDS encoding flavodoxin domain-containing protein gives MRVCIIYDTKRGSTEKVAHWITEAIRDIAEVRVSRVTESPNVDDCDLVVIGAPIYYERPLPSVIEFIRSRNGFDGKRVAVFILCIADKFGKLGKKYTEARYMRLIIEPIRGEIIAKRVFDGWILRENIDQRHLAQDWIKRVLRAFQEGEVIDGIEHP, from the coding sequence GTGAGGGTCTGCATAATATACGACACCAAGCGAGGCTCGACGGAGAAGGTCGCTCACTGGATAACGGAGGCGATAAGGGACATAGCGGAGGTAAGAGTATCCAGGGTCACCGAAAGCCCCAACGTTGACGACTGCGATCTAGTGGTCATAGGCGCTCCCATCTACTACGAGAGACCCCTGCCGAGTGTTATAGAATTCATCCGCTCCAGAAACGGCTTTGATGGTAAGAGGGTGGCTGTCTTCATTCTGTGCATAGCCGACAAGTTCGGGAAACTCGGCAAGAAATACACAGAAGCCAGATACATGCGCCTGATAATCGAACCTATTAGGGGGGAAATAATAGCGAAGAGGGTCTTTGACGGCTGGATCCTCAGGGAAAACATAGATCAGAGGCATCTTGCGCAGGACTGGATAAAGCGTGTTCTCAGGGCGTTTCAAGAAGGGGAGGTTATTGATGGAATCGAGCACCCGTGA
- a CDS encoding prenyltransferase/squalene oxidase repeat-containing protein: protein MRRVLLVIFAIMLIGSSLPLGTAKIEPYVYRPTVPDTAFAVLALYRTGDYGEVLEGCEWLMAVRTPLGSWGMAYGEEHSAKYTAMAMLALMRGENIAHGRYSETLNNAAYWLIYKQNADGSWEDYTGTALALVALREFLEGGHINPGLTGFEKQVKEAIDRATGWLMGTEPKTETERIFGYMALGRADDLERMEVSGELKAYRAFALAYLGREVELDGDFQSTVSVAMALYATGEEKYRGELLRREHFGFWGTLHYRVLDLLSVSKVEGFEDLKAIACPYVDKIQPRDEWEKAALADYHLTCGKKPELPENLSELLPWQVAEVARVKAELGQDYGDEIGYLLSTEKNGVWRDFYNTEYVIWVFKQLNVSYDYGASLEYLSKNLTWMISAKDPKTGNPVYYNTPTYYFAYALLVFKEFGMEKELDETLEILKKRQYPNGAFPYTQGSVAGITSTAKAAWALQEAGLTGTELYSKAVSFLRELLYADIPELEEKDGRVKLENATFLFVKGSEYTGNSTDTAETTGLDGYVVMYPVNNPLVIEAHAVNGFVASGLEGGSEKSAYIYIGVGVVLIALAVVAVGKGWKRKNKRK from the coding sequence ATGAGGCGTGTTCTCCTGGTGATATTCGCCATCATGCTCATCGGCTCATCCCTTCCGCTGGGGACTGCTAAAATCGAGCCCTACGTTTACAGGCCGACCGTTCCAGATACAGCCTTCGCGGTTCTGGCCCTGTACAGAACAGGGGACTACGGTGAAGTCCTCGAAGGCTGCGAATGGCTGATGGCCGTGAGGACTCCCCTAGGTTCCTGGGGGATGGCCTACGGCGAGGAACACAGCGCAAAGTACACCGCCATGGCCATGCTTGCCCTGATGCGCGGGGAAAATATCGCCCACGGAAGGTACTCCGAAACCCTCAACAACGCGGCCTACTGGCTGATATACAAACAGAATGCAGATGGTTCATGGGAGGACTACACCGGCACGGCCCTCGCGCTGGTGGCCCTCAGGGAGTTCCTGGAAGGGGGCCACATCAATCCCGGCCTCACGGGCTTTGAGAAGCAGGTGAAGGAGGCCATAGACAGGGCCACCGGCTGGCTGATGGGTACGGAACCTAAAACCGAAACGGAGAGGATATTCGGCTACATGGCCCTCGGAAGGGCGGACGATCTAGAGAGGATGGAGGTCTCCGGTGAGCTTAAAGCCTACCGGGCCTTCGCACTCGCCTACCTCGGAAGGGAGGTCGAGCTCGACGGGGACTTTCAGAGCACGGTCTCGGTTGCCATGGCCCTCTACGCCACAGGGGAGGAAAAATACCGCGGGGAGCTTTTGAGGAGGGAACATTTTGGGTTCTGGGGAACCCTGCACTACCGCGTCCTCGATCTCCTGAGCGTTTCGAAGGTTGAGGGGTTTGAAGATCTGAAGGCAATTGCGTGCCCCTACGTTGACAAAATCCAGCCACGGGACGAGTGGGAGAAGGCCGCTCTGGCGGATTACCACCTCACCTGCGGGAAGAAGCCCGAACTGCCGGAGAACCTCTCCGAACTGCTCCCCTGGCAGGTGGCGGAGGTCGCGAGGGTAAAGGCAGAACTCGGGCAGGATTATGGAGATGAAATCGGCTATCTGCTCTCAACGGAGAAGAACGGCGTCTGGCGCGACTTCTACAACACCGAATACGTGATCTGGGTCTTTAAGCAGCTCAACGTGAGCTACGACTACGGCGCATCGCTGGAGTACCTCTCCAAAAACCTGACCTGGATGATCTCCGCTAAAGACCCGAAGACCGGCAATCCCGTTTACTACAACACACCCACCTACTACTTCGCCTATGCCCTACTGGTATTCAAGGAGTTTGGAATGGAGAAGGAACTCGACGAGACCCTCGAAATCCTCAAAAAGAGGCAGTATCCCAACGGCGCCTTCCCCTACACGCAGGGCTCGGTGGCGGGAATAACCTCGACGGCCAAAGCGGCCTGGGCCCTTCAGGAGGCGGGACTTACTGGAACGGAGCTCTACTCTAAGGCGGTCTCCTTCCTCAGGGAGCTCCTCTACGCTGACATCCCCGAGCTCGAAGAGAAAGACGGCAGGGTAAAGCTGGAGAACGCGACGTTCCTGTTTGTTAAAGGCTCGGAATACACCGGCAACTCAACCGACACCGCTGAAACCACCGGCCTGGACGGATACGTTGTGATGTACCCTGTGAACAACCCTCTGGTGATAGAAGCTCATGCCGTGAACGGATTTGTGGCCTCTGGGCTGGAGGGAGGAAGCGAGAAGAGCGCCTATATTTACATCGGTGTCGGGGTTGTCCTGATAGCCCTCGCGGTTGTGGCCGTCGGGAAGGGCTGGAAGAGAAAGAACAAGAGGAAGTGA